One window of the Prinia subflava isolate CZ2003 ecotype Zambia chromosome 1, Cam_Psub_1.2, whole genome shotgun sequence genome contains the following:
- the PPP4R1 gene encoding serine/threonine-protein phosphatase 4 regulatory subunit 1 isoform X6 gives MIAEVGVDDYSSESDVIIIPSALDFVSQDEMLTPLGRLDKYAASENIFNRQMVARSLLDTLKEVSDDERDCIAVLERISRLADDSEPTVRAELMEQVPHIAMFCQENRPSIPYAFSKYLLPIVVRYLADQNNQVRKTSQAALLVLLEQELIERYDVETKVCPVLIDLTAPDSNDDVKTEAVAIMCKMASMVGKDITERLVLPRFCEMCCDCRMFHVRKVCAANFGDICSVVGQQATEEMLLPRFFQLCSDNVWGVRKACAECFMAVSCATSQEVRRTKLSTLFINLISDPSRWVRQAAFQSLGPFISTFANPSSSGQYFKEEDGKNPEDCDSAQGNSEQVRTTEDITTDEEHNRTEDLSSHSDDSDDFAPKLENVIEDQNTVSNNSERESDFQTESSFHCTLPSESCGEMADEYEQSSYCCTTDLQEAGLSSQETSLSEQELYNSFHFWRTPLPEIDIDFELQQTSDTKLDREIQELTMPVSPSIPMATRKELEEMIENLEPHIDDPDVKAQVEVLSAALRASSLDPQEETMASVGKGTDSQAELTINDQQSFKPILGDIVPLIGDTVESMDSTLHYIHNDSDLSTNSSFSPEEERKSKVQDVVPQALLDQYLSMTDPSRAQTVDTEIAKHCAYSLPGVALTLGRQNWHCLKDTYETLASDMQWKVRRTLAFSIHELAVILGDQLTAGDLVPVFNGFLKDLDEVRIGVLKHLHDFLKLLHVDKRREYLYQLQEFLVTDNSRNWRFRAELAEQLILLLDLYSARDIYDYLRPIAFSLCADKVSSVRWISYKLVSEMVKKLYMASTPTFVVDLMNELVEKFCRCHKWSGRQTFVFICQTISEDDCLPMDQFAVHLLPHLLHLASDKVPNVRVLLAKTLKQTLLEKEYFLNSANSHQEAVEQTIMALQMDGDSDVKYFASIHPASTKIADDAMSTASSTY, from the exons AGCCAACGGTGCGGGCAGAGCTGATGGAACAGGTACCTCATATTGCTATGTTCTGTCAAGAAAACAGACCTTCAATCCCTTACGCTTTTTCCAAATACCTGCTTCCTATTGTGGTGCGATACCTCGCAGACCAGAATAACCAG GTAAGAAAAACAAGCCAGGCAGCGTTGTTAGTGCTGTTGGAGCAAGAACTCATCGAGAGATACGATGTGGAGACCAAAGTGTGCCCTGTGCTGATAGATCTGACAGCTCCAGACAGCAACGACGATGTGAagacagaagctgtggct ATTATGTGCAAAATGGCCTCCATGGTTGGAAAGGACATCACGGAAAGGCTTGTGCTTCCCCGGTTCTGCGAGAtgtgctgtgactgcaggaTGTTTCATGTTCGTAAG GTATGTGCGGCCAATTTTGGGGATATCTGCAGTGTGGTTGGACAGCAAGCCACCGAAGAAATGCTG CTGCCGAggtttttccagctctgctctgataATGTGTGGGGAGTTAGGAAAGCCTGTGCTGAGTGCTTCATGGCAGTTTCTTGTGCAACATCACAGGAGGTCCGGAGGACAAAATTGTCAactctttttattaatttgattaGTGATCCTTCACGATGG GTTCGCCAAGCAGCTTTTCAGTCTCTGGGGCCTTTCATATCAACTTTTGCTAATCCATCCAGCAGTGGCCAGTACTTTAAAGAAGAAGATGGTAAAAACCCAGAAGATTGTGATTCTGCACAGGGAAACAG TGAACAAGTCAGGACCACAGAAGATATCACAACAGATGAAGAGCACAACAGGACAGAGGATCTGTCTTCACATAGTGATGATAGTGATGATTTTGCACCAAAACTTGAAAATGTCATAGAAGATCAAAATACAGTGTCAAATAACTCCGAGAGGGAAAGTGATTTCCAGACTGAATCATCCTTTCATTGCACTTTGCCTTCAGAATCTTGTGGGGAAATGGCAGATGAGTATGAGCAAAGTTCTTATTGCTGTACAACAGATctgcaggaggctgggctgAGTTCGCAGGAAACCTCTCTTTCAGAGCAGGAATTATACAACTCTTTCCATTTCTGGAGGACTCCACTTCCTGAAATAGATATTGACTTTGAGCTTCAGCAGACTTCTGATACAAAACTCGATAGAGAAATTCAGGAACTCACTATGCCAGTGTCTCCAAGCATTCCTATGGCAACAAGGAAAGAATTAGAAGAAATGATAGAAAATTTGGAACCCCATATAGACGATCCAGATGTTAAAG CACAAGTGGAGGTGTTGTCTGCTGCACTCAGAGCATCCAGTTTGGATCCTCAAGAAGAGACAATGGCCAGTGTTGGCAAGGGAACAGATTCACAGGCTGAGCTAACCATCAATGACCAACAAAGTTTTAAACCTATACTGGGTGATATTGTGCCTTTAATTGGTGACACTGTTGAG agtATGGATTCTACACTTCACTATATTCATAATGATTCAGATTTGAGTACCAACAGTAGTTTCAGCcctgaagaagaaagaaaatccaaagtACAG GATGTTGTACCTCAAGCCTTGCTGGATCAGTATTTATCCATGACTGATCCGTCCCGCGCACAAACAGTCGACACCGAGATTGCCAAGCACTGTGCCTACAGCCTGCCCGGCGTGGCCCTGACCCTGGGCAGGCAGAACTGGCACTGTCTGAAAGACACCTACGAGACTCTGGCATCTGACATGCAG TGGAAGGTTCGGCGGACGCTGGCATTTTCCATACACGAACTTGCTGTCATCCTTGGAGACCAGCTTACAGCTGGAGATTTAGTTCCTGTCTTCAATGGCTTTTTGAAGGACCTAGATGAAGTGAGGATAGGTGTGCTTAAGCACTTGCACGACTTCCTGAAG CTTCTTCATGTTGACAAAAGACGAGAGTATCTTTATCAGCTTCAGGAATTCCTGGTGACTGATAACAGCAGGAACTGGCGTTTCCGTGCTGAGCTGGCTGA GCAGCTGATTCTGCTCCTAGACCTGTACAGTGCCAGGGACATCTACGACTACCTGCGGCCCATTGCTTTCAGCCTCTGTGCAGACAAAGTCTCCTCTGTCCGCTGGATTTCCTACAAGCTG GTTAGTGAAATGGTAAAAAAGCTGTACATGGCTTCAACACCAACCTTCGTGGTAGACCTCATGAATGAACTTGTTGAAAAGTTCTGTAGATGCCACAAATGGTCTGGTCGACAGACTTTTGTCTTTATTTGCCAG aCTATCAGTGAAGATGACTGCCTGCCCATGGACCAGTTTGCTGTGCATCTGTTGCCACACTTACTGCACTTGGCATCTGACAAGGTTCCAAATGTTCGAGTTCTGCTGGCAAAAACATTGAAGCAAACCCTTTTAGAGAAAG agtATTTCCTGAATTCTGCCAACTCTCACCAAGAAGCTGTGGAACAGACAATTATGGCTCTTCAAATGGATGGTGACAGTGATGTCAAGTATTTTGCGAGCATCCACCCTGCCAGTACCAAAATTGCGGATGATGCCATGAGCACTGCTTCATCAACTTACTGA
- the RALBP1 gene encoding ralA-binding protein 1 isoform X2, with product MDIAIMTEGYAAFQEDSSGDEAESPSKLKRSKGIHVFKKPSFSKKKEKDFKIKEKPKDEKHKEEKHKEDKHKEKKSKDLTAADVVKQWKEKKKKKKPIQETEIPQVDVPSHRPVFGIPLSDAVDRTMMYDGIRLPAVFRECIDYVEKYGMKCEGIYRVSGIKSKVDELKAAYDREESPNLEEYEPNTVASLLKQYLRELPENLLTKELMPRFEDACGKSTEAEKVQECQRLLKELPECNHLLISWLIVHMDHVIAKELETKMNIQNISIVLSPTVQISNRVLYVFFTHVQEFFGNVTLKQVTKPLRWSNMATMPALPETQESIKEEIRRQEFLLNCLHRDLQAGIKDLSKEERLWEVQRILTALKRKLREAKRQECETKIAQEIASLSKEDVSKEEMNENEEVINILLAQENEILTEQEELLAMEQFLRRQIASEKEEIDRLRAEIAEIQSRQQHGRSETEEYSSESESESEDEEELQVILEDLQRQNEELEIKNNHLNQAIHEEREAIIELRVQLRLLQRAKSEQQGQEEEEAEKRGGVSQQQRDTVLETKAAKEQPKASKEQQVKPSPSKDRKETPI from the exons ATGGACATTGCCATTATGA CGGAAGGTTACGCTGCGTTTCAAGAGGACAGTTCCGGCGATGAAGCTGAAAGTCCTTCCAAGTTGAAGCGGTCCAAGGGAATACACGTCTTCAAGAAACCCAGCTTTTCcaaaaagaaggagaaggattttaaaataaaagagaagcccaaagatgaaaaacacaaggaagaaaaacataagGAGGAcaaacacaaagagaaaaagtcAAAAGACTTAACTGCAGCAGATGTTGTAAAACAgtggaaagagaagaagaaaaagaaaaagccaattCAAGAGACAGAGATACCTCAAGTGGATGTTCCAAGTCACAGACCCGTGTTTGGCATTCCTTTGTCTGATGCAGTAGACAGGACCATGATGTACGACGGCATCCGCCTGCCAGCAGTTTTCCGTGAATGTATAGATTACGTAGAGAAGTATGGCATGAAATGTGAAGGCATCTACAGAGTTTCAG GAATAAAATCAAAAGTTGACGAGCTGAAGGCAGCCTATGATCGCGAAGAATCTCCAAACCTGGAAGAGTATGAGCCCAATACAGTCGCCAGCTTGCTCAAACAGTACCTACGGGAACTGCCCGAAAATCTGCTTACCAAAGAGCTCATGCCCCGCTTTGAAGATGCTTGTGGAAAGAGCACAGAAGCTGAGAAAGTTCAGGAGTGCCAGAGGCTGCTGAAAGAGCTGCCAGAGTGCAACCATCTCCTGATTTCTTGGCTGATTGTGCATATGGACCATGTTATTGCAAaggaactggaaacaaaaatgaacaTCCAGAATATTTCTATAGTGCTCAGCCCTACTGTCCAG ATCAGCAACCGTGTCCTGTATGTGTTTTTTACACATGTTCAGGAGTTCTTTGGAAATGTGACCCTCAAGCAGGTGACAAAACCTCTTCGCTGGTCAAATATGGCAACAATGCCAGCACTTCCAGAAACACAAGAGAGCATCAAAGAAGAAATCAGGCGACAG GAGTTCCTTCTGAACTGTTTACACAGAGACTTGCAGGCAGGGATAAAAGACTTATCCAAAGAAGAGAGACTCTGGGAGGTGCAGAGAATCTTAACAGCTCTTAAGAGGAAACTAAGAGAAGCTAAGAGGCAG GAGTGTGAAACAAAGATTGCACAAGAAATTGCTAGCCTTTCAAAGGAGGATGTCTCCAAAGAAGAAATGAATGAGAACGAAGAAGTTATAAATATTCTGCTTGCACAG GAGAACGAGATTTTAACAGAACAAGAAGAGCTGCTGGCCATGGAGCAGTTTCTGAGGAGACAGATCGCCTctgagaaggaagaaatagaTCGGCTCCGAGCAGAAATAGCTGAAATACAAAG TCGCCAGCAGCACGGCCGCAGTGAAACCGAGGAATACTCTTCTGAGAGTGAAAGTGAgagtgaggatgaggaggagctgcaggtcaTCCTGGAGGATTTGCAGAGACAGAACGAGGAATTGGAG ATCAAGAACAATCACCTGAACCAAGCGATTCACGAGGAGCGCGAGGCCATCATCGAGCTGCGCGTGCAGCTGCGCCTGCTGCAGCGCGCAAAATCcgagcagcagggccaggaggaggaggaggcagaaaagCGCGGGGGCGTttctcagcagcagagagaCACTGTCCTGGAGACAAAAGCAGCCAAAGAGCAGCCAAAAGCAAGCAAGGAGCAGCAAGTCAAGCCATCGCCAAGTAAAGACAGGAAAGAAACTCCAATTTGA
- the PPP4R1 gene encoding serine/threonine-protein phosphatase 4 regulatory subunit 1 isoform X7 codes for MTRSRSRVGLRRAVPRALDFVSQDEMLTPLGRLDKYAASENIFNRQMVARSLLDTLKEVSDDERDCIAVLERISRLADDSEPTVRAELMEQVPHIAMFCQENRPSIPYAFSKYLLPIVVRYLADQNNQVRKTSQAALLVLLEQELIERYDVETKVCPVLIDLTAPDSNDDVKTEAVAIMCKMASMVGKDITERLVLPRFCEMCCDCRMFHVRKVCAANFGDICSVVGQQATEEMLLPRFFQLCSDNVWGVRKACAECFMAVSCATSQEVRRTKLSTLFINLISDPSRWVRQAAFQSLGPFISTFANPSSSGQYFKEEDGKNPEDCDSAQGNSEQVRTTEDITTDEEHNRTEDLSSHSDDSDDFAPKLENVIEDQNTVSNNSERESDFQTESSFHCTLPSESCGEMADEYEQSSYCCTTDLQEAGLSSQETSLSEQELYNSFHFWRTPLPEIDIDFELQQTSDTKLDREIQELTMPVSPSIPMATRKELEEMIENLEPHIDDPDVKAQVEVLSAALRASSLDPQEETMASVGKGTDSQAELTINDQQSFKPILGDIVPLIGDTVESMDSTLHYIHNDSDLSTNSSFSPEEERKSKVQDVVPQALLDQYLSMTDPSRAQTVDTEIAKHCAYSLPGVALTLGRQNWHCLKDTYETLASDMQWKVRRTLAFSIHELAVILGDQLTAGDLVPVFNGFLKDLDEVRIGVLKHLHDFLKLLHVDKRREYLYQLQEFLVTDNSRNWRFRAELAEQLILLLDLYSARDIYDYLRPIAFSLCADKVSSVRWISYKLVSEMVKKLYMASTPTFVVDLMNELVEKFCRCHKWSGRQTFVFICQTISEDDCLPMDQFAVHLLPHLLHLASDKVPNVRVLLAKTLKQTLLEKEYFLNSANSHQEAVEQTIMALQMDGDSDVKYFASIHPASTKIADDAMSTASSTY; via the exons AGCCAACGGTGCGGGCAGAGCTGATGGAACAGGTACCTCATATTGCTATGTTCTGTCAAGAAAACAGACCTTCAATCCCTTACGCTTTTTCCAAATACCTGCTTCCTATTGTGGTGCGATACCTCGCAGACCAGAATAACCAG GTAAGAAAAACAAGCCAGGCAGCGTTGTTAGTGCTGTTGGAGCAAGAACTCATCGAGAGATACGATGTGGAGACCAAAGTGTGCCCTGTGCTGATAGATCTGACAGCTCCAGACAGCAACGACGATGTGAagacagaagctgtggct ATTATGTGCAAAATGGCCTCCATGGTTGGAAAGGACATCACGGAAAGGCTTGTGCTTCCCCGGTTCTGCGAGAtgtgctgtgactgcaggaTGTTTCATGTTCGTAAG GTATGTGCGGCCAATTTTGGGGATATCTGCAGTGTGGTTGGACAGCAAGCCACCGAAGAAATGCTG CTGCCGAggtttttccagctctgctctgataATGTGTGGGGAGTTAGGAAAGCCTGTGCTGAGTGCTTCATGGCAGTTTCTTGTGCAACATCACAGGAGGTCCGGAGGACAAAATTGTCAactctttttattaatttgattaGTGATCCTTCACGATGG GTTCGCCAAGCAGCTTTTCAGTCTCTGGGGCCTTTCATATCAACTTTTGCTAATCCATCCAGCAGTGGCCAGTACTTTAAAGAAGAAGATGGTAAAAACCCAGAAGATTGTGATTCTGCACAGGGAAACAG TGAACAAGTCAGGACCACAGAAGATATCACAACAGATGAAGAGCACAACAGGACAGAGGATCTGTCTTCACATAGTGATGATAGTGATGATTTTGCACCAAAACTTGAAAATGTCATAGAAGATCAAAATACAGTGTCAAATAACTCCGAGAGGGAAAGTGATTTCCAGACTGAATCATCCTTTCATTGCACTTTGCCTTCAGAATCTTGTGGGGAAATGGCAGATGAGTATGAGCAAAGTTCTTATTGCTGTACAACAGATctgcaggaggctgggctgAGTTCGCAGGAAACCTCTCTTTCAGAGCAGGAATTATACAACTCTTTCCATTTCTGGAGGACTCCACTTCCTGAAATAGATATTGACTTTGAGCTTCAGCAGACTTCTGATACAAAACTCGATAGAGAAATTCAGGAACTCACTATGCCAGTGTCTCCAAGCATTCCTATGGCAACAAGGAAAGAATTAGAAGAAATGATAGAAAATTTGGAACCCCATATAGACGATCCAGATGTTAAAG CACAAGTGGAGGTGTTGTCTGCTGCACTCAGAGCATCCAGTTTGGATCCTCAAGAAGAGACAATGGCCAGTGTTGGCAAGGGAACAGATTCACAGGCTGAGCTAACCATCAATGACCAACAAAGTTTTAAACCTATACTGGGTGATATTGTGCCTTTAATTGGTGACACTGTTGAG agtATGGATTCTACACTTCACTATATTCATAATGATTCAGATTTGAGTACCAACAGTAGTTTCAGCcctgaagaagaaagaaaatccaaagtACAG GATGTTGTACCTCAAGCCTTGCTGGATCAGTATTTATCCATGACTGATCCGTCCCGCGCACAAACAGTCGACACCGAGATTGCCAAGCACTGTGCCTACAGCCTGCCCGGCGTGGCCCTGACCCTGGGCAGGCAGAACTGGCACTGTCTGAAAGACACCTACGAGACTCTGGCATCTGACATGCAG TGGAAGGTTCGGCGGACGCTGGCATTTTCCATACACGAACTTGCTGTCATCCTTGGAGACCAGCTTACAGCTGGAGATTTAGTTCCTGTCTTCAATGGCTTTTTGAAGGACCTAGATGAAGTGAGGATAGGTGTGCTTAAGCACTTGCACGACTTCCTGAAG CTTCTTCATGTTGACAAAAGACGAGAGTATCTTTATCAGCTTCAGGAATTCCTGGTGACTGATAACAGCAGGAACTGGCGTTTCCGTGCTGAGCTGGCTGA GCAGCTGATTCTGCTCCTAGACCTGTACAGTGCCAGGGACATCTACGACTACCTGCGGCCCATTGCTTTCAGCCTCTGTGCAGACAAAGTCTCCTCTGTCCGCTGGATTTCCTACAAGCTG GTTAGTGAAATGGTAAAAAAGCTGTACATGGCTTCAACACCAACCTTCGTGGTAGACCTCATGAATGAACTTGTTGAAAAGTTCTGTAGATGCCACAAATGGTCTGGTCGACAGACTTTTGTCTTTATTTGCCAG aCTATCAGTGAAGATGACTGCCTGCCCATGGACCAGTTTGCTGTGCATCTGTTGCCACACTTACTGCACTTGGCATCTGACAAGGTTCCAAATGTTCGAGTTCTGCTGGCAAAAACATTGAAGCAAACCCTTTTAGAGAAAG agtATTTCCTGAATTCTGCCAACTCTCACCAAGAAGCTGTGGAACAGACAATTATGGCTCTTCAAATGGATGGTGACAGTGATGTCAAGTATTTTGCGAGCATCCACCCTGCCAGTACCAAAATTGCGGATGATGCCATGAGCACTGCTTCATCAACTTACTGA
- the PPP4R1 gene encoding serine/threonine-protein phosphatase 4 regulatory subunit 1 isoform X8 — MIAEALDFVSQDEMLTPLGRLDKYAASENIFNRQMVARSLLDTLKEVSDDERDCIAVLERISRLADDSEPTVRAELMEQVPHIAMFCQENRPSIPYAFSKYLLPIVVRYLADQNNQVRKTSQAALLVLLEQELIERYDVETKVCPVLIDLTAPDSNDDVKTEAVAIMCKMASMVGKDITERLVLPRFCEMCCDCRMFHVRKVCAANFGDICSVVGQQATEEMLLPRFFQLCSDNVWGVRKACAECFMAVSCATSQEVRRTKLSTLFINLISDPSRWVRQAAFQSLGPFISTFANPSSSGQYFKEEDGKNPEDCDSAQGNSEQVRTTEDITTDEEHNRTEDLSSHSDDSDDFAPKLENVIEDQNTVSNNSERESDFQTESSFHCTLPSESCGEMADEYEQSSYCCTTDLQEAGLSSQETSLSEQELYNSFHFWRTPLPEIDIDFELQQTSDTKLDREIQELTMPVSPSIPMATRKELEEMIENLEPHIDDPDVKAQVEVLSAALRASSLDPQEETMASVGKGTDSQAELTINDQQSFKPILGDIVPLIGDTVESMDSTLHYIHNDSDLSTNSSFSPEEERKSKVQDVVPQALLDQYLSMTDPSRAQTVDTEIAKHCAYSLPGVALTLGRQNWHCLKDTYETLASDMQWKVRRTLAFSIHELAVILGDQLTAGDLVPVFNGFLKDLDEVRIGVLKHLHDFLKLLHVDKRREYLYQLQEFLVTDNSRNWRFRAELAEQLILLLDLYSARDIYDYLRPIAFSLCADKVSSVRWISYKLVSEMVKKLYMASTPTFVVDLMNELVEKFCRCHKWSGRQTFVFICQTISEDDCLPMDQFAVHLLPHLLHLASDKVPNVRVLLAKTLKQTLLEKEYFLNSANSHQEAVEQTIMALQMDGDSDVKYFASIHPASTKIADDAMSTASSTY; from the exons AGCCAACGGTGCGGGCAGAGCTGATGGAACAGGTACCTCATATTGCTATGTTCTGTCAAGAAAACAGACCTTCAATCCCTTACGCTTTTTCCAAATACCTGCTTCCTATTGTGGTGCGATACCTCGCAGACCAGAATAACCAG GTAAGAAAAACAAGCCAGGCAGCGTTGTTAGTGCTGTTGGAGCAAGAACTCATCGAGAGATACGATGTGGAGACCAAAGTGTGCCCTGTGCTGATAGATCTGACAGCTCCAGACAGCAACGACGATGTGAagacagaagctgtggct ATTATGTGCAAAATGGCCTCCATGGTTGGAAAGGACATCACGGAAAGGCTTGTGCTTCCCCGGTTCTGCGAGAtgtgctgtgactgcaggaTGTTTCATGTTCGTAAG GTATGTGCGGCCAATTTTGGGGATATCTGCAGTGTGGTTGGACAGCAAGCCACCGAAGAAATGCTG CTGCCGAggtttttccagctctgctctgataATGTGTGGGGAGTTAGGAAAGCCTGTGCTGAGTGCTTCATGGCAGTTTCTTGTGCAACATCACAGGAGGTCCGGAGGACAAAATTGTCAactctttttattaatttgattaGTGATCCTTCACGATGG GTTCGCCAAGCAGCTTTTCAGTCTCTGGGGCCTTTCATATCAACTTTTGCTAATCCATCCAGCAGTGGCCAGTACTTTAAAGAAGAAGATGGTAAAAACCCAGAAGATTGTGATTCTGCACAGGGAAACAG TGAACAAGTCAGGACCACAGAAGATATCACAACAGATGAAGAGCACAACAGGACAGAGGATCTGTCTTCACATAGTGATGATAGTGATGATTTTGCACCAAAACTTGAAAATGTCATAGAAGATCAAAATACAGTGTCAAATAACTCCGAGAGGGAAAGTGATTTCCAGACTGAATCATCCTTTCATTGCACTTTGCCTTCAGAATCTTGTGGGGAAATGGCAGATGAGTATGAGCAAAGTTCTTATTGCTGTACAACAGATctgcaggaggctgggctgAGTTCGCAGGAAACCTCTCTTTCAGAGCAGGAATTATACAACTCTTTCCATTTCTGGAGGACTCCACTTCCTGAAATAGATATTGACTTTGAGCTTCAGCAGACTTCTGATACAAAACTCGATAGAGAAATTCAGGAACTCACTATGCCAGTGTCTCCAAGCATTCCTATGGCAACAAGGAAAGAATTAGAAGAAATGATAGAAAATTTGGAACCCCATATAGACGATCCAGATGTTAAAG CACAAGTGGAGGTGTTGTCTGCTGCACTCAGAGCATCCAGTTTGGATCCTCAAGAAGAGACAATGGCCAGTGTTGGCAAGGGAACAGATTCACAGGCTGAGCTAACCATCAATGACCAACAAAGTTTTAAACCTATACTGGGTGATATTGTGCCTTTAATTGGTGACACTGTTGAG agtATGGATTCTACACTTCACTATATTCATAATGATTCAGATTTGAGTACCAACAGTAGTTTCAGCcctgaagaagaaagaaaatccaaagtACAG GATGTTGTACCTCAAGCCTTGCTGGATCAGTATTTATCCATGACTGATCCGTCCCGCGCACAAACAGTCGACACCGAGATTGCCAAGCACTGTGCCTACAGCCTGCCCGGCGTGGCCCTGACCCTGGGCAGGCAGAACTGGCACTGTCTGAAAGACACCTACGAGACTCTGGCATCTGACATGCAG TGGAAGGTTCGGCGGACGCTGGCATTTTCCATACACGAACTTGCTGTCATCCTTGGAGACCAGCTTACAGCTGGAGATTTAGTTCCTGTCTTCAATGGCTTTTTGAAGGACCTAGATGAAGTGAGGATAGGTGTGCTTAAGCACTTGCACGACTTCCTGAAG CTTCTTCATGTTGACAAAAGACGAGAGTATCTTTATCAGCTTCAGGAATTCCTGGTGACTGATAACAGCAGGAACTGGCGTTTCCGTGCTGAGCTGGCTGA GCAGCTGATTCTGCTCCTAGACCTGTACAGTGCCAGGGACATCTACGACTACCTGCGGCCCATTGCTTTCAGCCTCTGTGCAGACAAAGTCTCCTCTGTCCGCTGGATTTCCTACAAGCTG GTTAGTGAAATGGTAAAAAAGCTGTACATGGCTTCAACACCAACCTTCGTGGTAGACCTCATGAATGAACTTGTTGAAAAGTTCTGTAGATGCCACAAATGGTCTGGTCGACAGACTTTTGTCTTTATTTGCCAG aCTATCAGTGAAGATGACTGCCTGCCCATGGACCAGTTTGCTGTGCATCTGTTGCCACACTTACTGCACTTGGCATCTGACAAGGTTCCAAATGTTCGAGTTCTGCTGGCAAAAACATTGAAGCAAACCCTTTTAGAGAAAG agtATTTCCTGAATTCTGCCAACTCTCACCAAGAAGCTGTGGAACAGACAATTATGGCTCTTCAAATGGATGGTGACAGTGATGTCAAGTATTTTGCGAGCATCCACCCTGCCAGTACCAAAATTGCGGATGATGCCATGAGCACTGCTTCATCAACTTACTGA